ACGGGGCCGGGCCGCTGGCCGACGTGGAGGTCGACGGGGATTCCGTCGGCGGCGTCGTCGGGTCGTCCGTCGGTGTCGTCGTCGGGTCGTCCGTCGGTGTCGTCGTCGGGTCGTCCGTCGGATCGTCGGTGGGGTCGTCCGTCGGATCGTCCGTCGGCGGCTTGGTCGTGGACGGTGGCTTGGTCGTCGACGACGGCGGCTTCGTCGGCGAGCTCGAACCTCCGCCCGAGCCCTGCGTACCGGTCGGGTCGTCCGACGGCCCGTCCGTCCCCGTCGGAGTCGGGTCGTCGGACGTGCCGTACGTGCCGTCGGGGCCCGGGTCCGTGGGCCGGCTCGTCGCCGTGCCCGTGTCGCCGGAGCCCTTGCCGTCGTCGCCCTCCGCCTTGTCGGCGCCGATGCTGTCGTCGCCGAGGCCCTGGCTGGCGGACGGGTTGACGCCGACCTGGGTGGACGGGGTGCCGGGGTCGTTGTCGGAGGTCGCGCCGAGCGTCACCACCGTGCCGAGCACGGCCACGAGCAGCGCGCCCGAGCCGGCCGCGACGAGGTTGCGCCGGGCGAAGTTCCGGACGCCGCCGCGGCCCTTGTGCGAGGTCCCCTGGGACGACGGCGAGGAGGGCGACGACGCCCGGTGGGTGACCAGCGTCGTGGCGTCCCCGGCGGGCGGGAAGGCGGCGGCCGGTACTCCTCCCGGCGGCGACTGCGACTCCTCGTACCGCGCGCCCGACACCTCCTCCCCCGCCGTGGCCCCGAACCCGGCCACCCCCGGCGTCGTACCGGAGCGGTCCGAGACCAGCGCGAGGGCGCGGCGGCCCGCGACCGTGCCGCGCTTGTCGGCGAGGGCGCCGCGCAGGCCGATGGAGGTCTCCAGCTCGGCCCGGGCCCGGTCCAGCCGGCCGCCGCAGAGCGCGAGGATGCCCAATTCGTGGTGGAAGTAGGCCTGTTCGGAGACGTCACCGGCGAGGCGAGCGGCCTCGGCGCCGGCCCGCAGCGCCCGCTCCCAGGCGCTCCAGTACAGGCCCGCGGCGAACGCGGGCGCGGCCGTACGGGCCAGCTGCACGGCCGGGCTCTCGTCGCCCTCGGCGGGCGGTGTCGTAGCCGGCACCAGCACGCCCAGGGTGGCGAGCACGGCGTCCGCCTCGGCGCACACGCGCTCCGGCGTGACCGAGGGGTGCCCGGCCCACCAGGCGTAGTGCCGGGCGGCGGTGAGGGCGCTGTCCTGGACGTCCTCGGCGTATCCGACGGCCTCCAGCTGGGCCTGGACGCCGGCGGCGAGCCGGTAGCGGGAGCCGACCGGCGTGACCAGCCCGCACTCGGCCAGCTCGCCCAGTGCGGCGTCGGCGTGGGTGTCACCGACCAGCGCCGGCAGATGGGCCTGGTGCGGCACCTCGCCGCCGAGCGCGACGGCGAACTTCAGGGTGGCGCGGGCCGAGGCGCTGAGCCGTGAGGCGAGCAGCGGCGCCGGGCCGGCCGCCTCGCCGAGCGACGGCAGCGGCACTTCCTCGCGGCCGGCCTCGTCGCCGAACGGCGCCTCGAAGGGGGCGTCGACCGGCGCGTCCACCAGCGGCGGCGCGTCCTCGAAGACCCCGAACTCGTCGACGGCGTCCGCGCCGGCCCGCAGCCGGTCCCGCTGCCGCAGCAGCGCCCCGGCCTGGACGAACCGCAGCGGCAGGCCCTCCGACTCGAACCACAGGTCGCCCGCCCAGTTCAACTCGTCCTCGGTGAGGACCCGGTCGACGCCCCGCTCCAGGAGCTCCACGCTCGCGGCCCGGTCGAGACCGTCGAGGGCGACGTCCTCGATGCCGGACTCGACGGACGGCGCGGGCGCGTCGGGCGGGACGCCGAGCACGAAGGCGCACTCGGGGGTCGCGTCCAGCAACTCGTCGAGGGCGGCGCCGCCGAACTCGAGGTCGTCCAGGACGACGACCGCGCCGATCTCACGGACGAAGGCGAGCAGTTCGTCCTGTTCCGGGCGGTGCAGGGGGGCGCTGTAGACGGCGTAGAAGAGGTCGTGCAGCAGGTCGGTGGGCGTGCGGTGGAAGCCGGTGAGGCGGACCACGCCGTCGGGGGCGAGGTCCGCGCAGTCCTCGGCGACGAGGTCGAGGAGGCTGGTGCGGCCGGCGCCCGGGGAGCCGACGAGGCGTACGGAGCGGCCGCGGGCGAGCAGCCGTACCAGCTGTTCGCGCTCGTCCTGGCGGGACAGCAGCGGCTGTGCGGGACGGGGCGGGCCGGGTGGGACGGGCGGTCTGACGGCGCGGTCGGCCTCGGCGCGGTCGGCCGGGCTCAGCTTCTCGGGCCGCCCGGGGCGCTCCGCGGGCGGGCAGACCTCTATCTCGCTGCCGTCGACGGGGTTGACGGTGAGCAGGAAGTCGCCCGAGACCAGTTGCACCGTGCGGGCAAGTCCGGGCGCGTGCTGTCCGAAGTCGGGTGTGAGGGGATCCCTGGGCGGGCGCTGGCGCGACGCCTGACCGTCGCCATCGTGTCCGTACTCCTCGGGTCCCCGGTTGTTCGGGTCCATAGCTTCAAGCCCCCCAAAAGCGTCGTGTGCTGCGGGTCCTGGCCCCTCCCGGCCTTTGCACACCGCGCTGTCGCTTCTGGTCCGGGCCCGCTCGAAGGGGTTTGTCTAGTCGGCGGGCAGCCGAACCCTAAACCTTCGCACAGTATCTACGACAGGTCGGGGTACCGCGCCGCCCGAGACATCACAGTCTCGTGAGGATTGTGCCCGACGTACGCTTCGCAGACGGAACGCCCGACTGTCCCGCCCCACCCGTGCCGGGGGTCACACCCGGGGCAGGGACTCCACCCCGATGCCGCCCTCGATCGCCAGGATCCGGTGCAGCCGGGTGGCCACCAGCAGGCGCTGCATCTGCGGCGGCACGCCGCGCAGCACCAGGCGCCGGCCGCAGCGGCCGGCCCGCCGATGGGCCCCCATGATCACCCCGAGTCCGGTGGCGTCCCAGGAGTCCAGCTCGGACAGGTCGAGCACCAGATCGCCGACTCCGTCGTCGACGGCCGAGTGCAGGACCGTACGGGCGTCCGCCGCGCTGCGGACGTCGAGGACGCCCCCGACGACCAGTTCGGCGTGGTCGCCCCTGATGTGCATATGCGCTCCCCAAGCGTGCGTTCGTGCTCCGCGATGAGTTGTCTGTGGCTGTGGCTGCTGTAGCTGTGCCTGTGTTCGCTATGAGTCTTCGCTGTGACGGGTGATGCAACCTCTGACTGCGTTGAGCCGTCAGAGGTTGCCGTCTGTAAGCGAACCGATACCGAATTCACCCCATCGCGTGATGGGCGCGGGGGCTGTGCGGTGGTCTACGAAACCTCAGTAGCTGTAAAAGCCTTGCCCGCTCTTGCGGCCGATGTCACCCGCGTCCACCATCCGGCGCATCAGCTCCGGCGGGGCGAACTTCTCGTCCTGGGACTCGGTGTAGATGTTGCTGGTCGCGTGCAGCAGGATGTCGACGCCGGTGAGGTCCGCGGTGGCGAGCGGGCCCATGGCGTGACCGAAGCCCAGCTTGCAGGCGAGGTCGATGTCCTCGGCGGTGGCGACGCCCGACTCGTAGAGCTTGGTGGCCTCGACGACGAGGGCCGAGATGAGACGGGTGGTCACGAAGCCGGCGACGTCCCGGTTGACGACGATGCAGGTCTTGC
Above is a window of Streptomyces sp. DT2A-34 DNA encoding:
- a CDS encoding ATP-binding protein, giving the protein MDPNNRGPEEYGHDGDGQASRQRPPRDPLTPDFGQHAPGLARTVQLVSGDFLLTVNPVDGSEIEVCPPAERPGRPEKLSPADRAEADRAVRPPVPPGPPRPAQPLLSRQDEREQLVRLLARGRSVRLVGSPGAGRTSLLDLVAEDCADLAPDGVVRLTGFHRTPTDLLHDLFYAVYSAPLHRPEQDELLAFVREIGAVVVLDDLEFGGAALDELLDATPECAFVLGVPPDAPAPSVESGIEDVALDGLDRAASVELLERGVDRVLTEDELNWAGDLWFESEGLPLRFVQAGALLRQRDRLRAGADAVDEFGVFEDAPPLVDAPVDAPFEAPFGDEAGREEVPLPSLGEAAGPAPLLASRLSASARATLKFAVALGGEVPHQAHLPALVGDTHADAALGELAECGLVTPVGSRYRLAAGVQAQLEAVGYAEDVQDSALTAARHYAWWAGHPSVTPERVCAEADAVLATLGVLVPATTPPAEGDESPAVQLARTAAPAFAAGLYWSAWERALRAGAEAARLAGDVSEQAYFHHELGILALCGGRLDRARAELETSIGLRGALADKRGTVAGRRALALVSDRSGTTPGVAGFGATAGEEVSGARYEESQSPPGGVPAAAFPPAGDATTLVTHRASSPSSPSSQGTSHKGRGGVRNFARRNLVAAGSGALLVAVLGTVVTLGATSDNDPGTPSTQVGVNPSASQGLGDDSIGADKAEGDDGKGSGDTGTATSRPTDPGPDGTYGTSDDPTPTGTDGPSDDPTGTQGSGGGSSSPTKPPSSTTKPPSTTKPPTDDPTDDPTDDPTDDPTTTPTDDPTTTPTDDPTTPPTESPSTSTSASGPAPSGPTETTSSASAPQSTDAGTPSTGSDAVI
- a CDS encoding STAS domain-containing protein; amino-acid sequence: MHIRGDHAELVVGGVLDVRSAADARTVLHSAVDDGVGDLVLDLSELDSWDATGLGVIMGAHRRAGRCGRRLVLRGVPPQMQRLLVATRLHRILAIEGGIGVESLPRV